In the Alteromonas sp. M12 genome, one interval contains:
- a CDS encoding arylsulfatase, whose protein sequence is MNITKSVLHLIGVLVLSVCINGCVKTEAETQIASQTNPKPNIIFILLDDLGYGDVGYLGSEIKTPNIDALANQGVVISHSYAYPICSPTRAALMTGKNPLGFGIDGPMENDAMLPESLTTMPEMFRDAGYQTWMVGKWHLGMAKKSAMPHNRGFDDFYGFLGGFVDFYTHVYFGGLDWQHNDTSLREEGHATDLLAHKAIEKIQNYNNDAPFFMYLSLNAPHTPLQYVPEPIYDYSAIPSADRRVFADMTSHVDQRIGEVLQALEDKGIADNTLVVFMSDNGGNLEAGANNGQLLKGKASAYEGGVRVPTIVRWPAGLSKKNIAESPLFTQDWLPTLLDAADIQYDPSNFDGQSMFTLLKTGTTDNTQRTVLLGTAKSKAVYQWPFKLIKEGTDTLLFNLLEDEFEQHNLAAMHPGLVAALSKQLTSRTALPSKAAKGPPPESLFYGPDGNFIYDIRKPETRAPWVETAE, encoded by the coding sequence ATGAATATAACTAAGTCTGTTTTGCACCTTATTGGTGTGTTGGTTTTAAGCGTTTGTATTAATGGTTGTGTTAAAACGGAAGCTGAAACTCAAATAGCGTCACAAACTAATCCTAAGCCGAATATTATTTTTATTCTGCTAGACGATTTAGGCTACGGTGATGTGGGGTATTTAGGGTCTGAGATTAAAACGCCTAATATAGACGCGTTGGCCAATCAAGGCGTGGTTATAAGTCATAGTTATGCTTATCCCATATGCAGCCCCACTCGGGCTGCTTTAATGACCGGAAAAAACCCTCTAGGGTTTGGCATTGATGGGCCAATGGAAAACGATGCTATGCTGCCTGAGAGCCTGACAACTATGCCTGAGATGTTTCGGGATGCAGGTTACCAAACCTGGATGGTAGGGAAATGGCATTTAGGCATGGCTAAGAAGTCTGCAATGCCCCACAACCGAGGATTTGATGATTTTTATGGTTTCCTAGGTGGTTTTGTTGATTTCTATACTCATGTGTATTTTGGTGGTCTTGATTGGCAACACAATGACACCTCACTGCGAGAAGAAGGACATGCCACTGATTTGTTAGCCCACAAGGCAATCGAAAAAATCCAAAATTATAACAACGATGCTCCCTTTTTCATGTATTTATCATTAAATGCACCACATACGCCTTTGCAATATGTGCCTGAGCCAATTTACGACTATAGCGCGATACCATCGGCTGACCGTCGTGTATTTGCTGACATGACATCTCATGTTGATCAGCGTATTGGTGAAGTACTTCAAGCACTTGAAGACAAAGGTATTGCCGACAACACCTTAGTGGTATTTATGAGCGATAATGGAGGTAACTTGGAAGCGGGAGCGAACAACGGCCAACTGTTAAAAGGCAAAGCTAGCGCCTACGAAGGCGGGGTTCGTGTACCTACCATTGTGCGCTGGCCAGCAGGTTTGAGTAAGAAGAATATTGCAGAATCACCACTTTTTACGCAAGACTGGCTGCCCACTTTACTAGACGCCGCGGACATCCAATATGATCCATCTAATTTTGATGGTCAGAGTATGTTTACGCTGTTAAAAACAGGAACCACAGACAATACTCAAAGGACAGTTTTACTTGGTACGGCAAAATCAAAAGCCGTGTATCAGTGGCCGTTTAAACTGATAAAAGAAGGTACTGATACCTTGTTGTTTAATCTGCTAGAGGACGAATTTGAACAACATAATTTAGCCGCAATGCACCCAGGTTTAGTAGCTGCCTTGTCAAAACAGTTAACCTCAAGAACAGCGCTCCCTTCAAAAGCGGCGAAAGGTCCTCCTCCAGAATCGCTTTTCTATGGACCTGACGGTAACTTTATCTACGATATACGTAAACCCGAAACCCGTGCTCCTTGGGTGGAAACAGCAGAATAA